In Desulfovibrio sp. 86, the following proteins share a genomic window:
- a CDS encoding carbon-phosphorus lyase complex subunit PhnI gives MYVAVKGGEKAINAAHKLLAQVRRGDTAVPELGVDQIMEQLSLSVDRVMAEGALYAPELAALAVKQARGDLVEAVFLLRAFRTTLSRFGSSLPVNTAAMRIRRRISATYKDIPGGQVLGHTFDYTHRLLDASLLTGAARDFCGSAAGQASQESPQESPQGNPQACPAQTGSAQTGPALMNAAQTGAAQSNVATRAAQVTVAQAAAAPVQVMPDGPLPESPRSYAKVMDFLEKEGLLPTPAEEDANAPAAAPTDITRGALTLPAGRDARLQNLARGDEGLMLALAYSTQRGYGSTHPFAGEIRMGSVEVSFVPEELGFAVVVARLPLTECETVNKFHGGNGVKPCFTRGYGLSFGENERKALSMALVDRALQSADYDEPIKGPAQDEEFVLSHSDNVEASGFVQHLKLPHYVDFQAELALVRGMRRAMEDTDAAANGAGEGERQ, from the coding sequence ATGTATGTTGCCGTAAAAGGTGGCGAAAAAGCCATCAATGCCGCCCACAAATTGCTGGCCCAGGTGCGCCGGGGCGACACCGCCGTGCCGGAGCTGGGTGTGGATCAGATTATGGAGCAGCTTTCCCTGTCCGTAGACAGGGTCATGGCCGAAGGCGCGCTGTACGCGCCGGAACTTGCCGCTCTGGCGGTCAAGCAGGCCAGGGGCGATCTCGTTGAAGCCGTTTTTCTGCTGCGGGCCTTCCGCACCACGCTGAGCCGCTTTGGCTCTTCCCTGCCCGTCAACACCGCTGCCATGCGGATACGGCGGCGCATCTCCGCAACATATAAAGACATCCCCGGCGGGCAGGTGCTGGGGCATACCTTTGACTATACCCACCGCCTGCTGGACGCCTCCTTGCTGACCGGCGCTGCCAGGGATTTTTGCGGCTCCGCCGCTGGACAGGCCTCGCAGGAAAGCCCCCAAGAGAGTCCGCAGGGGAATCCGCAGGCATGCCCCGCGCAAACTGGTTCCGCACAAACTGGCCCCGCGCTCATGAACGCCGCGCAAACGGGCGCAGCCCAGAGCAATGTTGCAACGAGGGCGGCACAGGTCACCGTCGCCCAGGCCGCTGCCGCACCGGTACAGGTTATGCCGGATGGCCCGCTGCCAGAATCCCCCCGCAGTTACGCAAAAGTCATGGATTTTCTTGAAAAAGAAGGTCTTTTACCCACTCCAGCAGAAGAAGACGCCAACGCGCCCGCTGCCGCTCCCACCGACATCACGCGCGGCGCGCTTACCCTCCCCGCAGGGCGTGACGCGCGGCTACAGAATCTGGCGCGCGGCGACGAGGGCCTGATGCTGGCCCTGGCCTATTCCACCCAGCGCGGCTACGGCTCCACCCATCCTTTTGCGGGCGAAATACGCATGGGGTCAGTAGAAGTAAGCTTTGTGCCCGAGGAGCTGGGCTTTGCTGTGGTGGTGGCGCGCCTGCCCCTCACGGAATGCGAAACCGTCAACAAGTTTCATGGCGGCAACGGCGTGAAACCCTGCTTTACGCGGGGGTACGGCCTGAGCTTTGGCGAAAACGAGCGCAAGGCCCTGAGCATGGCTTTGGTGGACAGGGCCCTGCAGTCGGCGGACTACGACGAACCCATAAAAGGCCCGGCCCAGGATGAGGAATTCGTGCTCAGTCACAGCGACAATGTGGAAGCCTCGGGTTTTGTGCAGCACCTCAAGCTGCCGCATTATGTGGATTTTCAGGCCGAGCTGGCCCTGGTACGCGGCATGCGCCGGGCAATGGAAGACACTGATGCCGCCGCCAACGGCGCTGGCGAAGGGGAACGGCAATGA
- the phnH gene encoding phosphonate C-P lyase system protein PhnH: MTALAHGFANPVLDCQCYYRAVLDAMSRPARPVPLPALPPIPVPGGAFGSGMAALALTLCDGETPLWLQPELRTEALHTYLRFHCGAPLTEDPARAAFAFIASPLTMPPLSAFAQGSALCPEQSATLVLAVRLKGPADFSAAGPGIGGPDTGGTGVRPLACKGLPQTFAEQWQANHQAYPQGVDILLLDDNLSGNGAFMAGLPRTIGMSTMPQAPEA; the protein is encoded by the coding sequence ATGACCGCCCTGGCGCATGGATTTGCAAACCCCGTACTGGACTGCCAGTGTTACTATCGTGCAGTGCTGGACGCCATGAGCCGCCCCGCCCGCCCCGTGCCCCTGCCGGCGCTGCCGCCCATTCCGGTTCCGGGCGGCGCTTTCGGCTCCGGCATGGCCGCGCTGGCCCTGACCCTGTGCGACGGCGAAACCCCGCTGTGGCTGCAGCCAGAACTGCGCACCGAGGCGCTGCACACCTATCTGCGTTTTCACTGTGGCGCGCCCCTTACGGAAGACCCAGCCCGCGCCGCCTTTGCCTTTATCGCTTCCCCCCTGACCATGCCCCCTCTCTCCGCTTTTGCCCAGGGCTCGGCCCTCTGCCCCGAGCAGAGCGCCACCCTGGTGCTGGCCGTGCGCCTGAAAGGCCCTGCGGACTTCAGCGCTGCCGGGCCCGGCATCGGCGGCCCGGACACGGGCGGCACTGGCGTGCGGCCTCTGGCATGCAAAGGGCTGCCCCAGACCTTTGCGGAACAGTGGCAGGCCAACCATCAGGCATACCCTCAGGGCGTTGATATACTGCTGCTGGACGACAATCTGTCCGGCAACGGAGCCTTCATGGCGGGCTTGCCCCGCACAATCGGCATGAGCACGATGCCGCAAGCGCCGGAGGCCTGA
- a CDS encoding chloride channel protein: MGASGLARTIVQALLIGGVTGVVIGLFRHLNAMITHWIVRAVNAHGLSDGLVGCAVFSGLLLLAVLSVLLLRVEPLISGSGIPQVELMVRGKLRMNWFRVLVCKFAGALTALTGGLSVGREGPCIMMGASLGVGVGRLWHDPKAAHEPRFLVGGSAAGLGAAFGAPLAGMCFAFEEMKTPLRAPMIITCAITAYTAMLVMQSIYGFGLVFPFGRRPMLSWEAWWLVPAVGVAMGALGALYNTLLIRLTLWADTTKMLPLHLRVVIPFMCAGLFLYFYPTVLAGFGMTTLQLADMALPLTALLLLLAVKMLFSCASFASGVAGGLLMPILAMGAMAGACVTAALLLFDVVTPEKSAIILIMCMAGLFGSSVRAPLTGAFLMLEMTGAYSNMAFIIITAYIAAAVADKMGCEPVYDSLRRRCIVEGKIKRPRLKPRRPQRAVGGALGGAA, translated from the coding sequence ATGGGCGCTTCAGGCCTGGCAAGAACCATCGTGCAGGCTCTTCTTATCGGGGGAGTGACTGGCGTGGTCATCGGGCTGTTTCGCCACCTGAACGCTATGATCACGCATTGGATTGTGCGCGCTGTGAACGCGCACGGACTGAGCGACGGCCTTGTCGGCTGCGCGGTGTTTTCCGGCCTGCTGCTCCTGGCCGTGCTTTCTGTGCTGCTGCTGCGCGTGGAGCCGTTGATCAGCGGGAGCGGCATCCCCCAGGTGGAGCTTATGGTCAGGGGCAAATTGCGCATGAACTGGTTTCGTGTGCTGGTCTGCAAGTTTGCTGGCGCTCTGACGGCCCTGACCGGAGGGCTTTCTGTGGGGCGTGAAGGCCCCTGCATCATGATGGGCGCTTCCCTTGGCGTGGGGGTGGGGCGGTTGTGGCATGATCCCAAGGCCGCGCATGAACCCCGGTTTCTTGTGGGCGGCAGTGCCGCTGGCCTTGGGGCGGCTTTTGGCGCGCCCCTAGCGGGCATGTGCTTTGCCTTTGAGGAAATGAAGACGCCCCTGCGTGCGCCGATGATCATTACCTGCGCCATAACGGCCTATACGGCAATGCTCGTCATGCAGAGCATATACGGCTTTGGCCTGGTTTTTCCCTTTGGCCGGCGCCCCATGCTGTCCTGGGAGGCGTGGTGGCTGGTTCCGGCGGTGGGCGTGGCCATGGGAGCCCTTGGCGCTCTTTATAATACCCTGCTTATCCGTCTGACCCTCTGGGCCGACACCACAAAAATGCTGCCGCTGCATCTGCGCGTGGTCATTCCTTTCATGTGCGCCGGGCTGTTCTTGTATTTTTATCCCACGGTGCTGGCAGGCTTTGGCATGACAACCCTGCAACTTGCCGACATGGCCCTGCCGCTGACGGCGCTTTTGCTGCTGCTGGCCGTGAAGATGCTTTTTTCCTGCGCGAGTTTCGCCTCCGGGGTGGCCGGCGGCCTGCTCATGCCCATCCTGGCCATGGGGGCCATGGCCGGGGCCTGCGTTACGGCGGCATTGCTGCTTTTTGACGTGGTCACGCCCGAAAAGAGCGCCATCATACTTATCATGTGCATGGCCGGCCTGTTCGGCTCCTCGGTGCGCGCCCCACTGACAGGGGCGTTCCTGATGCTCGAGATGACGGGCGCATATTCCAACATGGCCTTCATCATCATTACGGCCTATATTGCTGCTGCCGTAGCCGACAAAATGGGGTGCGAGCCCGTGTACGACAGCCTGCGCCGCCGCTGCATTGTGGAAGGAAAAATCAAGCGCCCCAGGCTCAAGCCGCGTCGTCCGCAAAGGGCTGTGGGCGGCGCTCTTGGCGGGGCGGCGTGA
- the phnG gene encoding phosphonate C-P lyase system protein PhnG, protein MTLSKNAEALTRPQWMRLLALAPEDTLQESLRPLAEAVNYTFLRRPEAGLLMVEGKTGGARFNLGEMLVTRCAVTLSPASEQQNGSEQSASAGHSALPDSPVQGYAWICGNKPRHAELAALCDALMQLPDYATRLSMELFDHLRAHEAHEAAEEECTTAPTRVDFFTLARGEDA, encoded by the coding sequence ATGACCCTTTCCAAAAATGCGGAAGCGCTGACGCGGCCGCAATGGATGCGCCTGCTGGCCCTTGCGCCTGAGGATACCCTCCAGGAGTCGCTGCGGCCCCTGGCAGAGGCGGTGAACTACACGTTTTTGCGCAGGCCCGAGGCAGGCTTGCTGATGGTGGAAGGCAAAACCGGCGGCGCGCGGTTCAATCTGGGCGAAATGCTTGTCACGCGCTGCGCAGTCACCCTGTCCCCTGCGTCGGAACAGCAGAATGGGTCAGAGCAGTCCGCCAGCGCAGGGCACTCCGCCCTGCCGGACAGCCCCGTGCAGGGGTATGCCTGGATATGCGGCAACAAACCGCGCCACGCCGAACTGGCAGCGCTGTGCGACGCCCTCATGCAGTTGCCGGACTACGCCACGCGCCTCAGCATGGAGCTCTTTGACCATCTGCGCGCGCATGAAGCGCATGAGGCTGCCGAAGAAGAGTGCACAACGGCCCCCACTCGGGTGGACTTTTTTACGCTGGCGCGGGGAGAAGACGCATGA
- a CDS encoding phenylacetate--CoA ligase family protein, producing the protein MTRKDRTEGIYSRREVLDESERRQYCLIQLKDLLSYAYRYSEDVKKRFDRAQFNVEKFKTLADIKHIPILKKKELIFLQSMGPRLGGLLTKDIGELKRIFLSPGPIFDPEDRGEDYWGYTEAFYSVGFRPGDAVQNTFNYQLTPAGLMFEEPLRNLGCAVIPAGPTDAATQLDIMQKLRVSGYVGTPSFLMHLAQKAEEKGLNLRKDLFLEVAFVTGERLSEKMRSQMEKKYDLVMRQGYGTADVGCIGYECFHRTGLHIANRCYVEICHPDTGIPLKDGEVGEIVVTAFNKTYPLIRLATGDLSFIDRSPCACGRTSPRLGSIVGRVDTTARIMGMFVYPHQVEQVMSRFEEIKRWQIEVTNPGGIDEMTLFVETSGFKREEELLHQFREKIKLRPELRVLAPGSLPPQIRPIEDKRHWD; encoded by the coding sequence ATGACCCGTAAAGACCGCACAGAAGGCATATACAGCCGCCGCGAAGTTCTTGATGAGAGTGAGCGCCGCCAGTACTGCCTTATCCAGCTCAAGGACTTGCTTTCCTATGCGTACCGGTATTCGGAAGACGTAAAAAAACGTTTTGACCGTGCGCAGTTTAATGTGGAGAAATTCAAGACCCTTGCTGACATCAAGCATATTCCCATTCTCAAGAAGAAGGAGCTTATCTTTCTTCAGTCCATGGGGCCGCGTCTGGGCGGACTGCTGACCAAGGATATTGGCGAACTCAAGCGCATATTTCTTTCCCCCGGCCCCATCTTTGACCCCGAAGACCGTGGCGAAGATTACTGGGGCTACACCGAAGCCTTCTATTCCGTGGGCTTTCGCCCCGGCGACGCGGTGCAGAACACGTTCAACTATCAGTTGACGCCTGCGGGCCTCATGTTTGAGGAACCCCTGCGCAACCTTGGCTGTGCGGTTATTCCCGCTGGCCCCACGGACGCCGCGACCCAGCTGGACATCATGCAGAAGCTGCGCGTGTCGGGCTATGTGGGCACGCCGAGCTTCCTCATGCACCTGGCGCAAAAGGCCGAAGAAAAGGGCCTTAACCTGCGCAAGGATCTTTTTCTGGAAGTGGCCTTCGTCACTGGCGAGCGGCTTTCGGAAAAAATGCGCTCGCAGATGGAAAAGAAGTACGACCTGGTCATGCGCCAGGGTTACGGCACGGCGGACGTGGGCTGCATCGGGTACGAATGCTTCCACAGAACCGGCCTGCACATCGCCAACCGCTGCTATGTGGAAATCTGCCATCCTGACACGGGCATTCCGCTGAAGGACGGCGAAGTGGGCGAAATCGTGGTGACGGCCTTTAACAAGACCTATCCGCTTATCCGCCTGGCCACGGGCGACCTTTCGTTCATTGACCGCAGTCCCTGCGCCTGCGGCCGCACCAGCCCGCGCCTTGGCAGCATTGTGGGCCGCGTGGACACCACTGCCCGCATCATGGGCATGTTCGTGTACCCGCATCAGGTCGAACAGGTCATGAGCCGCTTTGAAGAAATCAAGCGTTGGCAGATTGAAGTGACCAACCCCGGCGGCATCGACGAAATGACCCTCTTTGTGGAAACCAGCGGCTTCAAGCGCGAAGAAGAGCTGCTGCACCAGTTCCGCGAGAAGATCAAGCTGCGTCCCGAACTGCGCGTGCTGGCTCCCGGCAGTCTGCCCCCGCAGATCCGTCCCATTGAAGACAAGCGCCATTGGGACTAA